A single Methylosinus sp. H3A DNA region contains:
- a CDS encoding prepilin-type N-terminal cleavage/methylation domain-containing protein, which yields MSNIEWRAGFTLVEMMAVMMIVALISALVVTWTFGSGRPTLKAVVLEAAALLRRERLGAMLSGHPRHVALDVSTRVLIGESGGKVAVPRDVSLDLLAADGANGNLQGVARFEPDGASTGAVLAFAKERVRYDVRVDWFSGRVSVDAP from the coding sequence ATGTCGAACATTGAGTGGCGCGCAGGCTTCACGCTCGTCGAGATGATGGCGGTGATGATGATCGTCGCGCTGATCTCCGCTCTCGTCGTCACATGGACCTTCGGCTCGGGCCGACCGACGCTGAAAGCGGTCGTGCTCGAGGCGGCGGCGCTCCTGCGGCGAGAACGGCTCGGCGCCATGTTGAGCGGCCATCCCCGTCATGTCGCGCTCGATGTCTCGACACGGGTGCTGATCGGCGAGAGCGGCGGAAAAGTCGCCGTGCCTCGAGATGTCTCGCTCGATCTTCTCGCCGCAGATGGGGCGAATGGCAATCTGCAGGGGGTCGCGCGTTTCGAGCCGGACGGCGCCTCGACGGGCGCGGTTCTCGCCTTCGCCAAGGAGCGCGTGCGCTATGATGTGCGAGTCGATTGGTTCAGCGGACGAGTATCCGTCGATGCGCCGTGA